The DNA window AGTATTCCCCGGGATTCGCGGCCGGCCGCTGAGGCGGCCATCACACCGCGCGGGCCGAAACCGCTTCCAGCGGACGGTCGATCGGATGCAGCTTACTGGTCGACTCGCCGGGATCGCTTCTGGCACTGACGGCTCTGACATCGACCATCTTGCGCATCCAACGGCGGGCGGGCTCTTCGACGCCGTGATACAGCAGCGCCGAGGCGCCCAGGGCGATCGCGAGCAGGGCGATGACGTTCCATTTCCACGGGTTGTCCAGGGTGGGGAGCTCGAATTGCTCCACGGCCCATCCCCAGGCGGTGTGCACCAGCTCGTGCACCATGTACAAGCAGAACGAGATCTTGCCGCCGTACACCAGCACCCGCGTCGACAACACCCTCGGCAGGCTTCCCAGCCCGATGGCCAGCGATATCACCAGCGGAACGAACAACACGTCGACGACACCGCCGCTGTCGTTCTCCACCACCCCCGATATCGGGTGCGCGCCAAACCAATACAGCACACCCACCATGGCGGCCAGCAAAAGCAGGGAGACGTATCCGGCGACGCGGCGGCCACGATCGCTCAGCCGCAGCCTGCGCACCGCGGCGCAGGCCAGTGCGCCGGCCGTGAACTGCGTGACGATTCGCGGCAGCCAGCTCCACGGTGTGTAGAAGTGTCCGCTGGCGAGCAACATCACCACCGGCGGCAGCGATGCCGCGAACGCCAGCACCATCAGGCTGCGCGCCCTGGTCGCCTGTTTCATCCGCAACAGGACCAGCACCAGGACGGCGAACAGCACATAGGCCAGCCATTCCGCGCTGATCGACCAGGCCGGCCCGTCCCAGCTCGAGTCATCGAAGAACGGCACGAACCACAGCTGCACCAACAGGATTTGGCGCACATAGCTGATCGCGGTGAGCGAAGCGGCGTCCGGCGACGGCACATGGCCGACGTGCAGGGTGAAGATCACCCACAGGGCGGCGAGGTGCAGGGTGACCAGGTACACCGGCCACACCCGGGCCAGGCGCAGCCACAGGAAATGCAGGGTCGCCCGGGTCGACCAGGACCGGCCCATGCGGTCCAGATAGTTGTACGTCAGCACGAACCCGCTGAGAATGAAGAAGAGGTCGACGCCTTGGGCGCCGCAATTGAGCACCGGCGCGAGGGCGTCGCGAAAATCGGGCGACACATCGCCGAGCATCGGCCGGAAGTGAAACAGCACCACCCAGAGCGCCGCCACGATACGGAGCCCCGTCAGGGCCGTGATCTCGCCCCTGATCTCTCCGCCCCGCACGCTGCTCTTCCCGTCCGAATCCTGCCGTTTCGTTCGCCTGCTACTCCGGCTGAGCGGGAAATCTCGCCTTTTCACAAGCCCCTCGACCAGCAACCGGCAGCCTTG is part of the Mycobacterium mantenii genome and encodes:
- a CDS encoding acyltransferase family protein, which produces MRGGEIRGEITALTGLRIVAALWVVLFHFRPMLGDVSPDFRDALAPVLNCGAQGVDLFFILSGFVLTYNYLDRMGRSWSTRATLHFLWLRLARVWPVYLVTLHLAALWVIFTLHVGHVPSPDAASLTAISYVRQILLVQLWFVPFFDDSSWDGPAWSISAEWLAYVLFAVLVLVLLRMKQATRARSLMVLAFAASLPPVVMLLASGHFYTPWSWLPRIVTQFTAGALACAAVRRLRLSDRGRRVAGYVSLLLLAAMVGVLYWFGAHPISGVVENDSGGVVDVLFVPLVISLAIGLGSLPRVLSTRVLVYGGKISFCLYMVHELVHTAWGWAVEQFELPTLDNPWKWNVIALLAIALGASALLYHGVEEPARRWMRKMVDVRAVSARSDPGESTSKLHPIDRPLEAVSARAV